In the genome of Deinococcus aetherius, the window CCGCGAGCAAGAAGCTGTCGAACGACCCGCAGCTCCGGCGCGATCCCGTCTACGGTCCCTTCGTGTACGCCCTGCCTTTCGCGCACTCGACCCTCTTCGTGGACGAGGCCGGGCAGCGCAAGGCGTGGGTGGACGCCATCAACACGGTGATCCTCCAGAACGGCAGCACCGCGAATGCCGTGAAGAGGGCGGCGGCGGACGAGCAGAAGATTCTGGATGGCTACTACAAGTGAGGTGAGGGGGGAGCGGGTCCAGGCGCGTTCCCCACGCCGCAGCAGCCTGAAAACTCACCAGACGCGCACCGCCTACACCTTCCTGCTGGTGCCGCTCCTCTTCTTCCTGGTGGTGCGCTTCCTGCCGACCCTGATGGCCCTGCGGCTGAGCCTCTTCGACTGGAATATTCTGAAAGAGGTCCAGCCCTACGTCGGGCTCGACAACTACCGGACGCTGGTGGGGGACGAGCGGTTCGGGCAGGCACTCAGGAACACGGCGCTCTACACGTTGATCGGGGTGCCGCTCCAGATCGTGCTCGGTTTAGCCGTGGCTTTGATGCTGGGGCGGGTCCGGGCCTTGCGTGGCCTGTACCGCGCGCTGTACTTTGCCCCCTACGTCACGCCCATCGTGGCGGCGGCGTGGGTGTGGCAGTGGCTCTTCAGCCCGCAGTTCGGGCCGGTGAACACCTTCCTGACGTGGCTACATGTCCCGCCGCAGCCCTTCCTCACTTCACCGAATCAGGCCCTCGCCACGACCGCCGGGCTGGTGGTGTGGCAGAACCTGGGCTTCCAGATCGTGCTGTTCCTGGCAGGGCTGGCGGCCATTCCCCGCTCGTACTACGAGGCGGCAGAGATCGACGGCGCGAGCCCCTGGCAATCGTTCCGAAGCATCACCCTGCCGCTTCTCAATCCCACCCTGGTCTTCAGCGTGGTGACGGGGACGATCTCGTACCTGCAACTGTTCACCCAGGTCGTGAACCTCAACTTCACCGACCAGGGCGGGCCGCTGGGGAGCACGATGACGGTGGCGCTCTACATCTACCAGATCGCCTTCGGGCGCTACCAGATGGGGTACGCCTCGGCGATCACGGTGGTCCTCTTCGTGCTCATCCTGGCGATCACCCTGCTGCAACTGCGCTTCCTGACCCGGAGGTACGAGGCGTGACGGTCACGGCGCCCGCTCCCCCGACTCCCTCGCCCCGCCGCCGACTTGACGTGCGGACGGCCCTCGCCTACCTCGTGCTCACAGTCGGCGTGGTCGTCACCCTCTTTCCCTTCGTGTGGATGCTGCTGACGAGCCTCAAGAGCTTTCAGGAACTCTTCAACCTGACCATCCTGCCCGCCGAGCCGACGCTGGGGAACTACGGGCAGGTGCTGACCCAGACGCGCTTCCTGCAATGGTTCGCCAACAGCCTGCTCGTGGCGGGGGTGACGACGGCGAGCGTCCTCTTCTTCGACTCGCTGGTGGGCTACACCCTTGCCAAGTTCGACTTCCCCGGCAAGAACCTCATCTTCATCCTGATCCTCTCCACCCTGATGATCCCGACCGAGATGCTGGTGATCCCGTGGTTCGTGGGCGTGAGCGACCTGCAACTCACGAGGAGCGTGCCCGGCGCGTATCTGGCGATCATGTTCCCGGGGCTGATGAGTGCCTTCGGCGTCTTCCTGATGCGGCAGTTCTTCGAGAGCCTGCCCACCGACTTGCTGGAAGCGGCGCGCATCGACGGCATGAGCGAATTCGGCATCTTCTGGCACATCGCCCTGCCGCTCGTGCGGCCCGCGTTGGCGAGCCTCGCCATCTTCACCTTCCTGGGGAACTGGAACGCCTTCCTGTGGCCCCTGATCGTGATCCAGCAGCCGCAGTTCCGCACCCTGCCCGTCGGCACGGCCCTCTTCAACGGGGAGGCGGGCACCCAGTGGGGCCTGATCATGGCGGCGAGCAGCCTCGCGGTGATCCCGGTGCTGCTCGTGTTCGCCTTCTTCCAGCGCCAGATCATCGAGGGAATCGTGCTGACGGGGATGAAGGGTTAACCTGGGTTGCAGCCGTTTTTCGGGACGGCTGAGGATTGAAATATCGCCGGGATTGGGATGATGTGGCTAAAGATGGGGTCGCGGCCGTCCTTAGGGGCGGCTCTTCCTTTTGTCAACCTCCCCTCCCCCTCACGCCACCCCACCCTCCGGGAAGTGGGTCGGCTCCGCCTCCGCCCTCGCCAGCGCTGCGCGCAGTTCGGCCTGCCAGTGGGCGCGCAGGGCGGGGGGGCCGAGCACTTCCGCCCGGGCGCCGAAGGACATCAGCCAGGGCAGGACCTCGCGGGGAAAGCCGCGCTCGTCCACGGGGGCTTCCAGGCTCGTGTCGATGCTGCCGTCGGGGTTGATGACGGGCTCGCTGAGGTGAGCGTAGCCGCCCTCCAGGATGCGGTAGGCGGCGTCGGCGCTGAAGCGCAGGTGCAGGGTGACCGTCTGCCGCCCCGGGCTGCCGATCACGCCCCAGGCGGCGTGGAAGAACTCGCCGGGGTCGAAGGACTCGGGGATGCGGTAGGTCGTGTCGCGCAGGACATACAGGGCGCGCATCCGCGAGAGCTTGAAGGTCCGCACGTCGTGGTGGTAGGTCGTCTCCCGCCCGATCACGTACAGGTCGAGGTTGCTGGGATGCGCCTCGATCAGGTACGGCTCGATGATGTTCGTGCGCCACCGTCCGCTGCCCCCCGGCTTCTGGTACTCGAAGCGCAGGGGGTGGCCCCCCAGCCACGCGGTCGCGGCGTGCTCCAGATTCAGGTCCTCGCGGCTGCGGCGCCGCCCCAGATCCGAGAAGCTGCGGGCGACGACGGGCTGCACCCGCTCGGGCAGCCAGGTCGTCAGGCGGGTCAGGGCGGCGTGGTGGTGGACCCGGTGGCCGGGGGCGCGGTGGTACGTCAGCCGGGCGGCGGCGTGCAGGGCGAGAACCTCGACCGGGTGCAGGGTGGTGCGGTGGGTGCGGATGGTGTAGCGCGGCGGGCGGCCCGGGAGCCGCTCGAAATCCTGCGGCTCCAGCCGCTCCAGGTCGAGGAGGTCCCGCTGCACCGCGCGCTCGATGGCGGGCCAGCCCTCCCCGCCGACGCTGGCCGTGGGAAAGAGCCGCAGGGCGAGGTCGCGCACGCTGAGGTGCCCCTCACGCAACATCCGGGCGATGCGGAAGAGACGTTCCGCCTTGGCGAGGTCTTCGGGAGCCATGTCCCCCATGCTGGACGGATGCTGTCGCCAGCCCGTCGCGCTTTTTCAGGTGCCCTCGATCACAACAGGAGACGTGAGCGCCCCATGCTCATTCCGCCAGTCGAGGACCCACTCGTCGAGGCGGCCCTCGCAGAACACGTCGGCGCGTTCCGGGGGTGGGAGTTCCAGGGGCAGCCAGCGCGGCTCGGGGGCGAGGCGGATGACCTGGCCGTCGGTGGTGACGGCGCCGGGCCAGCCCAGGGCGTCGCGCAGTTCGCCCAGGGTGCGGCTGAGTTCCTTGCGGCGGGCGTCGGGGCCCGTGCCGGGGAGGTCCAGGGCTTCGAGGGCCAGCTCGCGGGAGACGCTGCCGCCGCGCACGAGCAGCAGGGCGAGGAGGGAGGCCGCCGGACGCCCCGGGCGCAGGGGCAGGGCCTCGCCGTGCATCCAGGCGGTCACCGGGCCGTCGGCGCTCACCCGGACGGTCCAGGGCACGGGCGGGATCGCCTCCTCCCCCACCAGCGCGAAGGCCGCCGGGAAGAGCCGGGCGACCTCCAGAGTCCACACGTCCCGGCCCGGCACCCCGCGCATGGATTCGCGGG includes:
- a CDS encoding carbohydrate ABC transporter permease, which produces MATTSEVRGERVQARSPRRSSLKTHQTRTAYTFLLVPLLFFLVVRFLPTLMALRLSLFDWNILKEVQPYVGLDNYRTLVGDERFGQALRNTALYTLIGVPLQIVLGLAVALMLGRVRALRGLYRALYFAPYVTPIVAAAWVWQWLFSPQFGPVNTFLTWLHVPPQPFLTSPNQALATTAGLVVWQNLGFQIVLFLAGLAAIPRSYYEAAEIDGASPWQSFRSITLPLLNPTLVFSVVTGTISYLQLFTQVVNLNFTDQGGPLGSTMTVALYIYQIAFGRYQMGYASAITVVLFVLILAITLLQLRFLTRRYEA
- a CDS encoding carbohydrate ABC transporter permease; protein product: MTVTAPAPPTPSPRRRLDVRTALAYLVLTVGVVVTLFPFVWMLLTSLKSFQELFNLTILPAEPTLGNYGQVLTQTRFLQWFANSLLVAGVTTASVLFFDSLVGYTLAKFDFPGKNLIFILILSTLMIPTEMLVIPWFVGVSDLQLTRSVPGAYLAIMFPGLMSAFGVFLMRQFFESLPTDLLEAARIDGMSEFGIFWHIALPLVRPALASLAIFTFLGNWNAFLWPLIVIQQPQFRTLPVGTALFNGEAGTQWGLIMAASSLAVIPVLLVFAFFQRQIIEGIVLTGMKG
- a CDS encoding helix-turn-helix transcriptional regulator, which encodes MAPEDLAKAERLFRIARMLREGHLSVRDLALRLFPTASVGGEGWPAIERAVQRDLLDLERLEPQDFERLPGRPPRYTIRTHRTTLHPVEVLALHAAARLTYHRAPGHRVHHHAALTRLTTWLPERVQPVVARSFSDLGRRRSREDLNLEHAATAWLGGHPLRFEYQKPGGSGRWRTNIIEPYLIEAHPSNLDLYVIGRETTYHHDVRTFKLSRMRALYVLRDTTYRIPESFDPGEFFHAAWGVIGSPGRQTVTLHLRFSADAAYRILEGGYAHLSEPVINPDGSIDTSLEAPVDERGFPREVLPWLMSFGARAEVLGPPALRAHWQAELRAALARAEAEPTHFPEGGVA